In the Leptospira selangorensis genome, one interval contains:
- a CDS encoding methyl-accepting chemotaxis protein gives MSIRYRISLYLAIVLLSGSFVLAGINSFSSYFSLKSQVDSGSTMAGKRYQYEISNFLNSVLGSLRGFQFMLETSRPNREEMIASLKKLAETDSHFFGTWVLYEPNAFDGQDARYKNTPYHDATGRFIPYWNRATGDLKITFAESYDVDDTISFYYRIPKKTQKDFISDPYVYSVSGKDVLMVSMVKPILRGGKFVGTVGTDIAMANLQELLGPIRPFRGEGYLALVSPDGLYAANGGDPSLVGKAIPEENIRTQVKELSLKGEDFQIKGSGHTRYFFPFLLGNYDKPWAVEVSIPDSIFWSDMRGVILQTILSSLIIMVVILIILNLIFNKLITLGLLEAIGFSEKIADGDLTSHIEIAREDEIGKLLKSMDLMKVNLSKIILDIKTSSTKLNSTSDQMAESSRNFSDVAQAQASAAEESSAAVEELAASAENVRRSMEKAIENMKEIDTNVVLLREQIGTINNEMQTLSQVASESQERALTGENAMGATNQAMDEIGESASRINEILSIITEISEKTNLLALNAAIEAARAGEAGKGFAVVAEEISKLASQTSSSVQEIGELVDSTNNAVHNGNTKVKEASDILRKLRTSVDSFGLSAKKVLESVKTQEKNTQDIHQSANFLMSFSLQIEEAVQEQKRATDEITKTIVSISEGTQEVASGADDLTSYSGEMHQQSEGLLKSVDKFKL, from the coding sequence ATGAGTATCAGATATAGGATTTCACTCTACTTAGCGATTGTACTTTTGTCAGGCTCCTTTGTTCTGGCAGGTATAAATTCATTCTCCTCTTATTTCAGTTTAAAGTCTCAGGTAGATTCAGGATCTACTATGGCCGGTAAACGTTATCAATATGAAATTTCAAATTTTTTGAATTCCGTTTTAGGATCTTTAAGGGGTTTCCAATTTATGTTGGAAACTTCTCGTCCTAATCGAGAAGAGATGATCGCATCTCTTAAAAAGTTAGCCGAAACAGATTCCCATTTTTTCGGGACCTGGGTATTATACGAGCCGAATGCTTTCGATGGGCAGGATGCAAGATATAAAAATACTCCTTATCATGATGCGACCGGTAGGTTTATTCCTTATTGGAATAGGGCAACCGGTGATTTAAAGATCACATTCGCAGAATCTTATGATGTGGATGATACGATCAGCTTTTATTATCGAATTCCTAAAAAGACCCAAAAAGATTTTATCTCGGATCCCTATGTATATTCCGTAAGTGGAAAAGATGTACTTATGGTTTCTATGGTAAAACCGATCCTACGGGGTGGAAAGTTTGTAGGAACAGTTGGAACGGATATTGCCATGGCAAATCTACAGGAACTCTTGGGGCCTATCCGACCATTTAGGGGAGAAGGCTATTTGGCCTTGGTTTCACCTGACGGGCTATATGCTGCAAATGGTGGAGATCCTTCCTTGGTAGGTAAGGCGATCCCTGAAGAAAATATTCGTACGCAAGTGAAAGAACTGAGTCTGAAAGGAGAAGATTTTCAGATCAAGGGTTCCGGCCATACAAGATATTTTTTTCCATTTCTATTAGGGAATTATGATAAACCTTGGGCGGTGGAAGTTTCGATCCCTGACTCTATCTTCTGGTCGGATATGAGGGGTGTGATCTTACAGACGATTCTATCTTCTCTCATTATTATGGTGGTGATTCTAATTATTCTAAACTTGATCTTTAATAAACTTATTACATTGGGGTTATTAGAAGCGATCGGCTTCTCCGAGAAGATCGCAGATGGAGATCTGACTTCTCATATAGAGATAGCAAGAGAAGACGAGATAGGAAAATTACTCAAATCAATGGATCTGATGAAGGTGAATCTTTCCAAGATCATCCTGGATATCAAAACTTCTTCTACAAAACTAAATAGCACATCAGATCAAATGGCGGAATCCAGTCGTAATTTCTCGGATGTAGCCCAAGCCCAAGCTTCTGCTGCAGAAGAATCATCTGCGGCGGTAGAGGAACTTGCTGCATCAGCCGAGAATGTTCGTAGATCCATGGAAAAGGCGATCGAGAACATGAAGGAGATAGATACAAACGTAGTTCTTCTTCGTGAGCAGATCGGAACGATTAATAACGAAATGCAGACATTATCTCAAGTGGCATCCGAATCCCAGGAGAGAGCCTTGACTGGAGAGAATGCGATGGGTGCTACGAACCAAGCGATGGATGAGATTGGAGAAAGTGCAAGTCGTATCAATGAGATCTTATCGATCATCACTGAAATTTCCGAAAAAACAAATCTTCTTGCATTGAATGCAGCAATTGAGGCTGCTCGAGCGGGAGAAGCCGGTAAAGGGTTTGCTGTAGTTGCAGAAGAGATCAGTAAACTTGCATCCCAAACTTCTTCTTCCGTGCAGGAGATTGGAGAGCTTGTGGATTCCACGAACAATGCAGTTCATAATGGGAACACTAAGGTAAAAGAGGCGAGCGATATACTTCGTAAACTTAGGACTTCTGTGGATTCCTTCGGATTATCTGCGAAGAAGGTTTTGGAATCCGTTAAGACCCAAGAGAAGAATACACAAGACATCCATCAATCTGCGAATTTCTTAATGAGTTTCAGTTTACAGATAGAAGAAGCAGTCCAGGAACAGAAGAGGGCTACGGATGAAATCACAAAGACCATCGTAAGTATTTCTGAAGGAACCCAGGAAGTTGCTTCTGGAGCGGATGATCTTACTTCTTATTCAGGAGAAATGCACCAACAATCGGAAGGGCTTTTGAAGTCAGTAGATAAGTTTAAACTTTAA
- a CDS encoding ATP-binding protein, with product MSLRTRFSLYCAIVLFAFSVLLTMLVAASAFYDSKVSSQEAAFAKAEGASFEVRKIFSEAISKVGEAKTRWELTRPSRDSVEKDLVDLFQNDKRFLGAGAVFEPNLFDGRDVSFIGRKGSNSKGRFVPYFHRSIKNPDEISLEESVYYDNTDESGNYYQIPKATLSDFVGEPYFYPLEGVNIFMISLIRPISRHGRFIGIVGLDLKLSDLEEELFSKRPFGDGHLALISPGGKYAVHGAKGILQGKNAGTPEVKESIQKSLASGQPFAYPVEGGNSYIFPFSMGTYGKNWAIEVYVPDSVLWNDLGPIILRCLLITFALLPVCLYFLDRFFCKYVSEGLSEATTFADSLGAGNYSAQIPTRKFQDEIHHLFITLENMKEKLLAAIDQQIRSEKILRESAEIYSRNEIIRLQKEELEVTLGELKTAQETLLRNERLAAIGRISGAVSHQINNPLGAIGASRENISFYVKRITILLPFLFEYLSDADESEREFFNITLKRTLENDKEQIGKKFRETRHSIEAFLRQEQIEDAGDKAAVVAELGFANCPEFILQLCRCSEWERISEFLMAVRGLEISEEVIHRSTDRMYKIVSALETYSGTAKEDKERWVKVSDTMEVVLGVYEGAGGNRVTVERNYISEATMRCIPEDLVRLWTQIVDNAYQAMSGEGKLKVSIYDAESKIICEVEDSGSGIPKNIREQVGEVLSSGKSEGVGAGIGLAVAASISKKYGGSWNWESEPGCTIFRFSFPKSE from the coding sequence ATGAGCCTTCGAACGCGCTTCTCTCTTTATTGCGCTATTGTTCTATTTGCGTTCTCTGTTCTACTGACTATGTTAGTGGCTGCATCCGCATTTTATGATTCGAAAGTTTCTTCCCAAGAAGCTGCGTTTGCAAAAGCAGAAGGTGCCTCCTTCGAAGTACGTAAAATTTTTTCCGAAGCAATTTCCAAGGTGGGAGAAGCTAAAACTCGTTGGGAGCTTACTCGTCCTTCTCGCGATTCCGTTGAAAAGGATCTAGTGGATCTTTTTCAAAATGATAAAAGATTTTTAGGAGCAGGCGCGGTTTTTGAACCGAATCTTTTTGATGGAAGGGATGTTTCGTTTATTGGCCGGAAAGGTTCCAACTCTAAGGGTAGATTCGTTCCGTACTTTCATAGAAGTATCAAGAATCCGGATGAGATCAGCTTAGAAGAAAGTGTTTATTACGATAATACCGATGAAAGCGGTAATTATTACCAGATCCCAAAAGCTACGTTAAGTGACTTTGTAGGAGAACCTTATTTTTATCCGTTAGAAGGAGTGAATATTTTTATGATCTCCTTGATCCGGCCGATCAGTCGCCATGGAAGATTTATAGGAATCGTGGGCCTGGACCTAAAACTATCCGATTTGGAAGAAGAATTGTTTTCCAAGAGGCCGTTTGGCGACGGACATTTAGCATTGATCTCTCCTGGTGGAAAGTATGCGGTCCATGGCGCTAAAGGAATCCTGCAAGGAAAGAATGCGGGAACTCCTGAAGTAAAAGAGTCCATTCAGAAATCTCTAGCTTCCGGACAACCTTTTGCTTATCCAGTAGAAGGTGGGAACTCCTACATATTCCCATTCAGTATGGGAACTTACGGAAAGAACTGGGCAATTGAAGTATATGTTCCGGATTCAGTTCTTTGGAATGATTTAGGTCCGATCATTCTAAGATGTTTACTGATCACATTTGCACTCTTACCCGTATGTTTATATTTTCTGGATAGATTCTTTTGTAAATACGTCTCGGAAGGATTATCGGAAGCTACTACGTTTGCGGATTCTTTAGGAGCCGGAAATTATTCTGCACAGATCCCTACCAGAAAATTCCAAGATGAGATCCATCATCTTTTCATAACATTAGAGAATATGAAGGAGAAATTGTTGGCGGCGATCGACCAACAGATCCGATCGGAAAAGATCTTAAGAGAATCTGCCGAGATCTATTCGCGTAATGAGATTATCCGACTCCAAAAAGAAGAATTAGAAGTTACTCTAGGGGAATTAAAAACCGCGCAGGAAACTTTACTTAGAAACGAAAGATTGGCTGCGATAGGTAGGATCTCCGGCGCAGTCAGCCACCAAATCAACAATCCATTAGGGGCTATCGGAGCATCCAGAGAGAATATTTCCTTTTATGTAAAAAGAATTACGATACTTCTACCTTTTCTTTTCGAATACTTAAGCGACGCAGACGAATCGGAGAGAGAATTTTTTAATATCACCTTAAAAAGAACATTAGAAAACGATAAAGAACAGATCGGCAAAAAGTTCAGAGAGACCAGACATTCCATAGAGGCGTTCTTAAGACAGGAACAAATAGAGGACGCAGGAGATAAAGCTGCAGTCGTAGCAGAGTTAGGTTTTGCGAATTGTCCCGAGTTCATTCTTCAATTATGCAGATGTTCCGAATGGGAACGTATCTCCGAATTTTTAATGGCGGTCAGAGGATTGGAAATTTCGGAAGAAGTGATCCATAGATCCACTGATAGAATGTATAAGATTGTATCCGCATTGGAAACCTATTCAGGGACCGCGAAAGAAGATAAGGAAAGATGGGTCAAGGTCTCCGACACAATGGAAGTTGTGCTCGGTGTATACGAAGGCGCAGGTGGTAACAGAGTCACAGTCGAAAGAAATTATATCTCTGAAGCGACTATGAGATGTATTCCGGAAGATTTGGTGAGACTTTGGACACAGATAGTGGATAATGCATACCAAGCAATGTCCGGAGAAGGAAAACTTAAAGTAAGTATCTATGATGCGGAATCCAAAATTATCTGTGAAGTGGAAGACAGTGGTTCCGGTATTCCTAAAAACATTAGAGAACAAGTGGGAGAAGTTTTATCTTCCGGAAAATCGGAAGGAGTAGGCGCAGGAATCGGACTTGCGGTTGCCGCTTCCATTTCTAAAAAATACGGAGGCAGTTGGAATTGGGAAAGTGAACCCGGCTGCACTATTTTTCGCTTTTCCTTTCCCAAATCAGAATAA
- a CDS encoding response regulator, with translation MEKAILFVDDEALILMSMKSQVKRHLGDTYRYETALDASEAMQIIEELVTEGVKILIVISDWLMPNIKGDEFLRIVHQRYPEIQKIIITGHADIASVEALKKEINLYSYLKKPWDEKELVTTITSALK, from the coding sequence GTGGAGAAAGCGATTCTTTTTGTTGATGATGAAGCGCTCATTTTGATGAGTATGAAATCCCAAGTCAAAAGACATCTGGGTGATACTTATCGTTATGAGACCGCTCTAGATGCGTCTGAAGCGATGCAGATCATTGAAGAATTGGTAACGGAAGGAGTCAAGATCCTGATCGTAATCTCTGATTGGCTGATGCCTAATATCAAAGGGGACGAATTTTTGAGGATCGTTCACCAAAGATATCCGGAGATCCAAAAGATTATCATCACAGGTCATGCTGATATCGCTTCCGTCGAAGCTTTAAAGAAAGAGATCAATTTATACAGCTACTTGAAAAAGCCCTGGGACGAAAAAGAATTAGTAACCACTATTACCTCAGCCCTTAAATAA
- a CDS encoding EAL domain-containing protein, which produces MKNQENGSSEESPKRSVILCVDDELIILRGLKEQLKSAFGKSYQIEAADSAELALQIVEECNQAGIHIPAILSDQVMPGIRGDEFLIRIQETNPNTRKIMLTGQASAESVGNALNKANLYRYLSKPWDSNDLLMTVKEAVRSYESDISLSELNKKLEEALLYNRDSGLPNLESLRRRLDLAAEEKEDSLLALIRIESTSLTTRDFGVSLYKDLMKKFLDSMKSILGNYGEIFHVYEDEVAVLSKVSEEEFLPHLIAFRILLRSDYFTASGISFRINATIATASGKKDLYYKARLALVKASQEPEFDSESGIYSYSEKMDDQDLYKINMDLGKRLNQAIHSGNVVPYFQGIMDNQTGKVEKFECLARIVEDGKVYAPASFLYLAKSTGLLRRISPILFEKALKKFSDSSYSFSINLSETELESPSFPKWALSRMEHYGINPSRVTFEILETASFHGNPERLKVIAELKELGAKIAIDDFGVEHSNFSRLLEIQPDFIKIDGKFIQSLERNRTAFILTSAITELAHRIGAKVVAEFVSTPEELKVVRSLGIEYSQGYLIMQPSPDITPVSIKIIE; this is translated from the coding sequence GTGAAAAACCAAGAAAATGGATCATCAGAAGAATCGCCTAAAAGATCGGTGATTTTATGCGTCGATGACGAGTTGATCATCTTGAGGGGACTCAAAGAGCAGCTCAAATCCGCCTTCGGAAAAAGTTACCAGATAGAAGCGGCAGACAGCGCAGAACTCGCTCTCCAAATAGTGGAAGAATGTAATCAGGCGGGAATTCATATCCCAGCGATATTAAGCGACCAGGTAATGCCGGGGATTAGAGGGGATGAGTTCTTAATACGCATCCAAGAAACAAATCCGAATACCAGAAAAATTATGCTCACTGGACAGGCGAGTGCAGAGTCCGTGGGAAATGCTTTGAATAAAGCGAACTTATACAGATATCTTTCCAAACCCTGGGACTCAAACGATCTACTCATGACCGTGAAAGAAGCGGTCCGTTCTTATGAATCAGATATTTCTCTTTCCGAGCTAAATAAAAAATTAGAAGAAGCACTTCTTTATAATAGAGATTCCGGACTCCCTAATTTGGAATCATTAAGAAGAAGATTGGATCTCGCAGCCGAAGAAAAAGAAGATTCTCTTCTCGCGTTAATACGAATAGAATCTACTTCTTTGACTACAAGAGATTTCGGAGTTTCTCTCTATAAGGATCTAATGAAGAAGTTCCTGGATTCTATGAAATCTATCCTTGGGAACTACGGAGAAATTTTCCATGTATACGAGGACGAGGTAGCGGTCCTCTCCAAAGTGTCGGAAGAGGAGTTTTTGCCTCATTTGATTGCATTTCGGATCCTTCTCCGCTCCGATTATTTTACGGCTTCCGGAATTTCCTTCCGGATCAATGCGACCATAGCCACTGCCAGTGGCAAAAAAGATCTATATTATAAGGCAAGGCTTGCACTCGTCAAAGCGAGCCAAGAGCCCGAATTCGATTCTGAATCAGGTATTTACTCCTATTCCGAGAAGATGGACGACCAAGACCTTTACAAGATCAATATGGATCTTGGAAAAAGACTGAACCAGGCGATCCATTCCGGCAATGTCGTACCATATTTCCAAGGGATTATGGACAACCAAACAGGTAAGGTGGAAAAATTCGAATGCCTTGCCAGGATCGTGGAAGACGGAAAAGTTTATGCGCCCGCGAGCTTTTTGTATCTGGCAAAGTCCACGGGACTTTTGAGAAGGATCAGCCCTATCCTTTTCGAAAAGGCGCTTAAAAAATTTTCAGATTCTTCTTATTCATTCTCCATCAATTTGTCCGAGACCGAATTGGAAAGCCCAAGTTTTCCGAAATGGGCTTTGTCTAGAATGGAACATTACGGGATCAATCCTTCCAGAGTAACTTTTGAAATTTTAGAAACTGCAAGTTTTCACGGAAATCCGGAAAGACTGAAAGTGATCGCAGAGCTGAAAGAATTGGGAGCAAAAATTGCAATCGACGATTTCGGAGTAGAGCACTCGAATTTTTCCAGATTACTGGAGATCCAACCCGACTTCATCAAGATAGATGGAAAATTTATACAATCTTTGGAAAGAAATCGGACAGCATTTATTCTGACTTCTGCAATCACAGAACTTGCACATAGAATCGGCGCGAAAGTAGTCGCAGAATTCGTTTCTACTCCGGAGGAACTGAAAGTTGTACGTTCTCTGGGGATAGAATATTCGCAAGGATACCTGATTATGCAGCCTTCTCCTGACATAACCCCGGTTTCGATAAAAATTATTGAATAG
- a CDS encoding peroxidase family protein has translation MIKIIFENDKEVFLEPSELNKSLLQISLDADIPHIHACGGNARCSTCRVLIQEGDEHLLPRNEKETALAQKKGFPDNVRLACQTKTTGDIVLRRLVIDEADKALASTFSDLISGIEKPVAILFSDIRGFTGFSESHLPYDVIHILNRYFYRMGDKVLKYGGIIDKYIGDGLMAIFGLEDPDPVRANLNAIRSALEMRSELESLNTYLQNHLGSEFEIGIGINYGTAILGKLGHPLSMSFTAIGDTVNSASRIETTTKKAGAKILVSQKVYESVKERIQKGRSFETKLKGKTGNYRVHEVLGTKNNCEGSTWQETGYRIWDKIDPTEVGAWLRMVFHASSIFSADGEWLGLEGSIRFPSILNDENNRGVAKQIEEIIHLREEMEKEGRVGIPSLSDMIALSGALALQKAGGPQVHILTGRKDANYPSGRMLMPVDSPDVKDSLDYFSMMGFSTRDTVLLMGVHTLGWHSKGSFTETPNIFNNHYFRDLLLDGGVRMLATDRALLGSEETKRMVMEYALNESLFFKDFQGLYQRLVEQKRLEES, from the coding sequence ATGATAAAGATTATTTTTGAAAACGACAAGGAAGTATTCCTCGAGCCTTCCGAATTAAACAAGTCATTATTACAGATTTCGCTGGATGCAGACATCCCTCATATACACGCATGTGGAGGTAACGCACGTTGTTCTACTTGTAGGGTATTGATCCAAGAAGGAGACGAACATCTTCTTCCCCGCAACGAAAAAGAAACGGCGTTAGCTCAGAAGAAGGGTTTTCCGGATAACGTAAGACTCGCCTGCCAGACGAAAACCACAGGTGATATCGTACTCAGAAGATTAGTTATAGATGAAGCTGATAAGGCCCTCGCTTCTACTTTTTCAGATCTGATCTCTGGGATAGAAAAACCTGTTGCGATCTTATTTAGTGATATTAGAGGTTTTACCGGTTTTTCCGAAAGTCATTTGCCTTATGATGTAATTCATATTCTAAATCGGTACTTTTATAGGATGGGAGATAAGGTCCTAAAGTACGGCGGGATCATTGATAAATATATAGGCGATGGACTTATGGCGATCTTCGGTTTAGAAGATCCTGATCCGGTCCGTGCAAACCTAAATGCGATCCGCTCGGCATTGGAAATGAGATCCGAATTAGAAAGTTTGAATACTTATCTCCAAAATCATTTGGGTTCCGAATTCGAAATAGGGATCGGTATCAATTATGGAACTGCAATCCTAGGAAAATTAGGTCATCCATTAAGCATGTCCTTCACTGCGATCGGAGACACGGTCAACTCTGCAAGCAGGATAGAAACAACCACTAAGAAGGCAGGTGCAAAAATTTTAGTCTCTCAAAAGGTTTACGAATCCGTAAAAGAAAGAATTCAGAAAGGAAGAAGTTTCGAAACGAAACTGAAAGGTAAGACCGGGAACTATAGAGTCCACGAAGTATTAGGGACTAAAAATAATTGTGAAGGAAGCACTTGGCAAGAAACAGGATACAGGATCTGGGATAAGATCGATCCTACGGAAGTTGGAGCCTGGCTTCGTATGGTATTTCACGCTTCTTCTATCTTCTCCGCCGATGGAGAATGGTTAGGTCTCGAAGGTTCGATTCGTTTTCCTAGCATCTTAAATGATGAGAATAATCGCGGAGTCGCAAAACAAATTGAAGAGATCATTCATTTAAGAGAAGAAATGGAAAAAGAAGGAAGAGTTGGAATTCCTTCTCTTTCGGATATGATCGCTCTTTCGGGAGCACTCGCACTTCAAAAAGCGGGAGGACCTCAGGTCCATATTCTAACAGGTAGAAAGGATGCGAATTATCCAAGTGGAAGAATGCTTATGCCTGTGGACAGTCCGGACGTAAAGGATTCTTTGGATTATTTTTCTATGATGGGATTTTCCACAAGAGATACGGTTCTATTAATGGGAGTCCATACATTGGGCTGGCATTCTAAGGGTTCTTTTACGGAGACTCCGAATATATTCAATAATCATTATTTTAGGGATCTACTTTTAGACGGTGGAGTCAGAATGCTCGCAACAGACAGGGCACTACTCGGCTCCGAAGAAACCAAAAGAATGGTGATGGAATACGCGCTCAACGAGTCCTTATTTTTCAAAGACTTCCAAGGGCTTTACCAAAGATTGGTAGAACAAAAACGATTGGAAGAATCCTGA
- the hisC gene encoding histidinol-phosphate transaminase: MRFQPALDKIPAYEAGKPIELVVREYGISPEKVLKLASNENPYGVSPKVSEVIKEAVYKMPLYPDDSYKALKDALAKAHEVDAKNVIQGNGSDQIFDFATRSVLSPGDKILQNGKTFSMYSIYAGQCGAETIQTGSELHDLDQFLDLYKKHSPKIIFICTPCNPIGDALDQSDLYTFLQKISSDTMVVLDAAYMEFGKTRDPKKEVKAADVISKFPNVLYTNTFSKIYGLGGMRIGYGIASEEMIRAFYKLRPPFNVSQLSQLAAATALADREFVENYLKSNLKEMVRYEEFAKKKGLSYFESYANFITIKLDQAKLDSTQTFETLLKEGIILRNLKSYGLNALRITIGRPEQNDRVLERLSELL; the protein is encoded by the coding sequence ATGCGATTCCAGCCCGCTTTAGACAAGATCCCGGCTTACGAGGCCGGCAAACCGATTGAACTAGTTGTACGTGAATACGGAATTTCTCCTGAGAAAGTTCTCAAACTTGCCTCCAATGAGAATCCTTATGGTGTATCTCCCAAGGTTTCCGAGGTCATTAAAGAAGCTGTATATAAGATGCCCTTATATCCTGACGACTCCTATAAGGCGTTAAAGGATGCGCTTGCAAAAGCGCATGAAGTAGATGCAAAAAACGTAATACAAGGGAACGGTAGTGACCAGATATTCGATTTTGCGACACGATCCGTTCTAAGCCCTGGAGATAAAATCCTCCAAAACGGCAAAACATTCTCCATGTATTCCATTTACGCAGGACAATGCGGGGCCGAGACAATCCAAACCGGTTCGGAACTCCATGATCTGGACCAGTTTTTAGACCTGTATAAAAAACATTCTCCTAAGATCATATTCATATGCACTCCTTGTAATCCGATCGGGGACGCTTTGGATCAGTCGGACCTATACACTTTTCTCCAAAAAATTTCCTCGGATACGATGGTGGTTTTGGACGCTGCTTATATGGAGTTCGGAAAGACCAGAGATCCTAAAAAAGAAGTCAAAGCGGCGGATGTAATTTCAAAATTCCCGAATGTATTATATACAAATACATTCTCTAAAATTTACGGATTAGGCGGAATGAGGATCGGATATGGTATCGCTTCCGAAGAAATGATCCGCGCATTCTACAAATTGAGACCTCCATTCAATGTTTCTCAACTTTCTCAATTGGCGGCGGCAACTGCATTAGCTGATAGAGAGTTCGTGGAAAATTATCTCAAATCAAACTTAAAAGAGATGGTCCGTTACGAAGAATTTGCAAAGAAGAAGGGCCTTTCTTACTTCGAATCCTATGCAAACTTTATCACGATCAAATTGGACCAAGCAAAATTGGATTCCACCCAAACCTTCGAGACATTGCTGAAGGAAGGGATTATATTAAGAAATCTAAAAAGTTACGGATTGAACGCTTTGAGAATTACGATAGGAAGGCCGGAGCAGAACGACAGGGTATTAGAAAGACTTTCGGAACTCTTATGA
- a CDS encoding OsmC family protein: MANTVFESKASWAGGLKLNLQSRNHKWVVDEPEILGGTDQGPNPVELVLGGLASCVGVLVSLYAPAHKVELKDFHIFVEGDLDLDGFQEIAPVRPGFSQIRYRVDIQTDSPKENVDSLLAHIERICPVKDTLSGVGVLSQKSGSSVAA; encoded by the coding sequence ATGGCAAATACTGTATTTGAAAGTAAGGCTTCTTGGGCAGGAGGTTTGAAACTAAACCTGCAATCCAGGAATCATAAATGGGTAGTGGACGAGCCTGAAATTTTAGGTGGAACGGACCAAGGGCCGAATCCAGTTGAACTTGTGTTAGGTGGTCTTGCAAGTTGTGTCGGAGTTTTGGTTTCTCTTTATGCTCCAGCTCATAAGGTAGAATTAAAGGATTTCCATATATTCGTGGAAGGAGATCTGGATTTGGACGGGTTCCAGGAAATTGCACCAGTTCGTCCTGGGTTTTCTCAAATCCGTTATAGAGTAGATATCCAAACAGATTCTCCTAAAGAGAATGTGGATTCACTACTTGCTCATATAGAAAGGATCTGCCCTGTGAAGGATACTTTATCCGGAGTAGGAGTATTGTCCCAAAAATCTGGATCTTCTGTTGCAGCTTAA
- a CDS encoding DUF1801 domain-containing protein: MIKKKAPAKKVKVKPAAKKKDPVLLSGGNPQIAKGYGDGPVQEYISAMPGWKKEIGRKLDEIIVRTVPYVYKAVKWNSPLYGIEGDGWFLGIHVFNKYVKVAFFRGSHLKPLPPGESKHKEVRYLDIKETDKIDEAQLSSWIKQASELPGEKM; the protein is encoded by the coding sequence ATGATTAAGAAGAAGGCACCAGCAAAGAAGGTAAAAGTTAAACCTGCGGCTAAAAAAAAGGATCCGGTCTTACTTTCAGGCGGTAATCCACAAATTGCAAAAGGTTATGGTGACGGCCCGGTCCAAGAATATATTTCCGCAATGCCAGGTTGGAAAAAAGAGATAGGGCGAAAGCTGGACGAAATTATAGTCCGCACTGTTCCTTACGTATATAAGGCAGTAAAATGGAACTCTCCTTTATATGGGATCGAAGGAGATGGTTGGTTTCTTGGAATTCATGTTTTCAATAAATACGTTAAGGTTGCCTTCTTTAGAGGAAGCCATTTAAAACCGCTTCCTCCTGGTGAATCCAAACATAAGGAAGTTCGTTACCTGGATATCAAAGAGACTGATAAAATAGACGAGGCCCAACTTTCTTCCTGGATCAAACAGGCCAGTGAATTGCCCGGCGAAAAAATGTAA